CGTTAACAACTCTATGGGTGTTGAATTATATCCAAGATAATCTAAGTTGGGCGTTAGGCTTTGGTATTCCATGCATTGCTATGGTAGTTGCTTTGGTTGTTCTCTTGCTTGGAACCTGCACTTATCGGTTCAGTATTCGAAGAGAAGATCAAAGTCCTTTTGTGAGGATTGGAAATGTTTATGTAGCGGCTGTAAAGAACTGGAGTGTTTCAGCTTTAGATGTAGCTGCTGCAGAGGAGAGACTTGGTCTTGTGTCTTGCAGTAGCTCTCAGCAATTTAGGTAAGACAGCTTTCTGTCTcctctgattttttttgttatcacaTAAATACTTATAGTAAGCATATTGGTTCTTGTTACAACTGCAGTTTTCTCAACAAAGCTCTGGTCGCAAAGAATGGTTCTTGTAGTATAGATgaacttgaagaagcaaaatcagTGCTTAGGTTAGCTCCGATATGGTTAACATGCTTGGTTTATGCGGTTGTGTTTGCGCAGTCTCCAACTTTCTTCACCAAACAAGGAGCTACAATGGAGAGATCAATCACACCTGGTTACAAGATCTCTCCGGCTACCCTCCAGTCCTTCATCAGCCTCTCTATAGTCATCTTCATCCCAATCTACGACCGTGTACTAATCCCAATTGCAAGATCATTTACACATAAACCAGGCGGAATCACAATGCTTCAGAGAATCGGCACAGGCATATTCCTCTCTTTCCTTGCTATGGTTGTAGCCGCTCTAGTGGAGATGAAAAGGCTTAAAACTGCTGCGGATTACGGGCTCGTAGATTCACCTGACGCTACGGTTCCAATGAGTGTGTGGTGGTTAGTTCCTCAGTATGTTCTCTTTGGTATCACGGATGTTTTCGCAATGGTGGGTCTTCAAGAGTTCTTCTATGACCAAGTCCCGAATGAGCTGAGGAGTGTGGGGTTGGCTCTGTACTTGAGCATATTCGGTATTGGTAACTTTCTCAGCAGTTTCATGATATCAATCATTGAGAAAGCGACAAGCCAATCTGGTCAAGCGAGTTGGTTCGCAAACAACCTGAACCAAGCTCATCTCGATTACTTTTACTGGTTACTCGCTTGTCTCAGCTTCATTGGCTTAGCCTCCTACTTGTATGTTGCAAAGTCTTACGTCTCTAAAAGGCTCGACACCAGTTAAACCCAAAATCTCTCGTTTAAATATCGCAGGTACTCTCTTTCCCTCTCTTGTGTAATTTTTGAATACACAAATCATTACTGTGCAAATGTATACTTTTCATGTCTGGTATATCGTGTTGATCATGTGGCTCTTTTGCCAAATCCATCGCATCTTTCACGTCCCTACCATTACATGGCTCAACACCagtaaatgtatattttttcatgtttgGTGTATAGTCTTTTCCTTATCGTGTATATTATCCAGCTGTGTTCCAAGCTAACTTCCAGAGATTTCATcttaataaactaaaattgttgaataaaaaatagGTTAAAGAGTTTCTAACCACGTTATGAATAACCAAATATGATATGAAAGTAGATACacgttgactttttttttcttagactTGATCTACACGGCGATACACATACAGCCTGGATAATAACAAAAACGCCAAGAACCCAATGGCAGTGAAAGCAGCAAGCAACCAGTAAAAATAATCGACATGGGCTCTGTTCAGGTTAGTATTGAACCAGCTATCGCCGCCATTTTTCCCGGTAGCCCAATTAATCACAGTGATTAGAAAACCGCTCAAGAAGCTCGCAAGACCCATCGCACTCAAAGAAAGTGCAAGACCAATACTCCTTAGCTCCGTGGGGACCTGGTCGTAGAAGAATTCTTGTGTCCCCACTAGTGAGAATACATCGATCATCCCAAGTAGTAAATACTGAGGAACGAACCACCATATGGACATTGGGATGGTTGCGTCCGGTCTATCCACAAGCCCATGTTCTTTAGCCGTCTCGAGCCGTTTCATTTCTACTAACGCTGCAACCACCATATTTAAGCTGGAGAGCACCATTCCAGCTCCTATTCTTTGTAGCATTGTGATCCCTGAAGGCTTTTTGGTAATCAATCTAGCTAACGGAAGGAAAACACGCTCATAAGTTGGAACTGAGATGAAAATCGATAAACCGATGAGTGCTTGAAAAGAAGCCGGAGGGATCTCGAAACCCGGCAAGATTTTTCTGTCCACCGTAACGCCTTGTTTTGTGAAGAAAGTAGCATATTGAGCGTAAGGAATCGTGCTCACTACTGATGTGATCCATATCGGAATAAGCCTAACCAAAGCCATCGCGTCTTCCACGTCCCTACTACTACATGGCTCTACACCTCCTTCTCCTGGTAGCAACGCTTTTGCTAGGAACCttagtaaaaataaagaaaactttataCTCAAGTcacaataaaccaaaactcaaaagattcAAGACTTGTGAACTTACTCAAGTTGTCCTTTACATTTCTTGTACGAACCAACTTCCAACTGACCTGAATGTGTTAACTTCAGTTTCCGATTCTTGAACGCCACCAAGAAAACTCTACCGATCCTCGCAAAAGCGTTATTCTTCCCCTCGCGATCTCCTCTTGGATATCTATAAGTTTTTCTTCCaaacaagaagagagcaaGAGCCATGACCATGAACAAACAAGGGATACCAAACCCAAGAGCCCAATTAACATTGTCTTGAACGTAAACCACCACAATAATCGACAAAGTTATTCCCGCGGATAAACTCAAGAACCACCAATTGAAAAACGATCCTCTACTTATTCTCTCCTTTGGATCTCCCACATCAAACTGGTCAGCACCAAAAGCTTGAACACATGGCTTGTGTCCGCCTTGTCCGATCGCCACCAAATACagagaacaaaagaataatatattcACCCAAAAAAACGGTTTAGCAGAAGCGTTGCGGTTATGTTGACGTTGCTCCGATAATCCCATTAGGATTAAGATAGAGGATAAGGTCAATAGTCCTAGTCCCTGTAACAAAAATCCCCTCAAATTTTAGTGAAAATTCTAAAATGTTATCAAGATATTGAAGTAAGAGACAAGAACGTTATTACAAGTATGTAGATGAGGGAAGCAACAACAATGGTACGGTAACGACCAAGATAAGCATCTGCAATGAAAGCTCCTAAAACAGGAAGTATCGAGGCGGTTCCTGACCATGTGTTCACGTTCACGGCGGCGGTGGCTGTTGATTGTCCGAGAGGTCCGGTGAGGTAAGTAATTAAGTTGGAACCAATCCCAAAGTAAGCAAATCTTTCTCCAACTTCCACACCTAAAAAaccacaccaaaaaaataaaataaaatgtttaaaaaataatggtTTATGAGACAATttacaaatcacaaaaactgTTCTTTACCTATAATGTACCAGGCGGATCTCCATCCGCCGGTGGAAGATTTTCCGGCAGGAAGTCCACGGTGGTCAACGGAGTCGCTGACGGAATCTTCTATAAGTgcagcttcttcttcggcTATCGCCATTTTCTTGTCGGAGGAAACTGGATTTTAAgctatatgtatttatttatatttagttttgatattAAAGCTATATTTGCTGCGTGAATAATGAACACGATAAATAGATtgtgatatgtatatattctttttatatagTCTAGTCAG
This sequence is a window from Arabidopsis thaliana chromosome 1 sequence. Protein-coding genes within it:
- a CDS encoding Major facilitator superfamily protein (Major facilitator superfamily protein; FUNCTIONS IN: transporter activity; INVOLVED IN: oligopeptide transport; LOCATED IN: membrane; EXPRESSED IN: 22 plant structures; EXPRESSED DURING: 13 growth stages; CONTAINS InterPro DOMAIN/s: PTR2 family proton/oligopeptide symporter, conserved site (InterPro:IPR018456), Oligopeptide transporter (InterPro:IPR000109), Major facilitator superfamily, general substrate transporter (InterPro:IPR016196); BEST Arabidopsis thaliana protein match is: Major facilitator superfamily protein (TAIR:AT1G72140.1); Has 7676 Blast hits to 7510 proteins in 1439 species: Archae - 0; Bacteria - 3907; Metazoa - 586; Fungi - 484; Plants - 2183; Viruses - 0; Other Eukaryotes - 516 (source: NCBI BLink).), which translates into the protein MSISGAVDEAGTPLLAVTVDYRNKPAVKSSSGGWRSAGFIIGVEVAERFAYYGISSNLITYLTGPLGQSTAAAAANVNAWSGTASLLPLLGAFVADSFLGRFRTILAASALYIVGLGVLTLSAMIPSDCKVSNLLSSCSPRFQVITFFSALYLVALAQGGHKPCVQAFGADQFDEKEPEECKAKSSFFNWWYFGMCFGTLTTLWVLNYIQDNLSWALGFGIPCIAMVVALVVLLLGTCTYRFSIRREDQSPFVRIGNVYVAAVKNWSVSALDVAAAEERLGLVSCSSSQQFSFLNKALVAKNGSCSIDELEEAKSVLRLAPIWLTCLVYAVVFAQSPTFFTKQGATMERSITPGYKISPATLQSFISLSIVIFIPIYDRVLIPIARSFTHKPGGITMLQRIGTGIFLSFLAMVVAALVEMKRLKTAADYGLVDSPDATVPMSVWWLVPQYVLFGITDVFAMVGLQEFFYDQVPNELRSVGLALYLSIFGIGNFLSSFMISIIEKATSQSGQASWFANNLNQAHLDYFYWLLACLSFIGLASYLYVAKSYVSKRLDTS
- a CDS encoding Major facilitator superfamily protein (Major facilitator superfamily protein; FUNCTIONS IN: transporter activity; INVOLVED IN: oligopeptide transport; LOCATED IN: membrane; EXPRESSED IN: 19 plant structures; EXPRESSED DURING: 9 growth stages; CONTAINS InterPro DOMAIN/s: PTR2 family proton/oligopeptide symporter, conserved site (InterPro:IPR018456), Oligopeptide transporter (InterPro:IPR000109), Major facilitator superfamily, general substrate transporter (InterPro:IPR016196); BEST Arabidopsis thaliana protein match is: Major facilitator superfamily protein (TAIR:AT1G22570.1); Has 7743 Blast hits to 7641 proteins in 1463 species: Archae - 0; Bacteria - 4037; Metazoa - 494; Fungi - 461; Plants - 2187; Viruses - 0; Other Eukaryotes - 564 (source: NCBI BLink).); this encodes MAIAEEEAALIEDSVSDSVDHRGLPAGKSSTGGWRSAWYIIGVEVGERFAYFGIGSNLITYLTGPLGQSTATAAVNVNTWSGTASILPVLGAFIADAYLGRYRTIVVASLIYILGLGLLTLSSILILMGLSEQRQHNRNASAKPFFWVNILFFCSLYLVAIGQGGHKPCVQAFGADQFDVGDPKERISRGSFFNWWFLSLSAGITLSIIVVVYVQDNVNWALGFGIPCLFMVMALALFLFGRKTYRYPRGDREGKNNAFARIGRVFLVAFKNRKLKLTHSGQLEVGSYKKCKGQLEFLAKALLPGEGGVEPCSSRDVEDAMALVRLIPIWITSVVSTIPYAQYATFFTKQGVTVDRKILPGFEIPPASFQALIGLSIFISVPTYERVFLPLARLITKKPSGITMLQRIGAGMVLSSLNMVVAALVEMKRLETAKEHGLVDRPDATIPMSIWWFVPQYLLLGMIDVFSLVGTQEFFYDQVPTELRSIGLALSLSAMGLASFLSGFLITVINWATGKNGGDSWFNTNLNRAHVDYFYWLLAAFTAIGFLAFLLLSRLYVYRRVDQV